DNA from Coturnix japonica isolate 7356 chromosome 4 unlocalized genomic scaffold, Coturnix japonica 2.1 chr4random350, whole genome shotgun sequence:
tggcagGGGGGTGGGCACAGTGAGCTGCCTCGACACAGGGCAGTCAGAGCCAGGCTGTGATAGGTGAGAATGGCTCCGTGTCCTTGAGACCAGGGgtggctggagcaggagctgtgggctgATGTGTTGGGACAGGTTGTTGTTGgcacccagcagctgccagcagcggTCACTGCCCCAGGAATAGCTCCAGCAAAGTGCtgactctgctgctgcttctattGCAGGCGCAAGTTGGACTTGTTTGCAAACGTGGTCCACGTGAAGAGCTTGCCAGGCTACCAGACACGGCACAACAACTTGGACCTCGTGATCATCCGTGAGCAGACGGAGGGGGAGTACAGCGCTCTGGAGCACGAGGTGTgggagctgctttgtgctgctgctggcaaacAGGGGCTGGGGGAACCTGGGCCCTGTGGCTGAGCTCAGTGCATGGGGCACGGCGCTGCGTcccactgctgctcagtgcaggccCAGCAgggcctggagctgcagcactggcagcaaTAGGAGATGGGTGAGAGCAGCTGGTGATCTGAAGGCACACAGACAGCGACAGGCCTGATGGTGGGCTGCACGAGGGGTCGGGCCTGAACAAAAGGACTCGAGGAGGTTGAGGCACATATTGCTGAGGTGGTGCAGCATTGGGCAGGGGGTCATGGTCGGTGTCACAGAGCACGGGGTGGTCAGCAGCATGGGTGGGtggggcagagcagtggggcaggtctgtggggcagagcagtgGGTTAGGGCTGTGGGTtagggctgtggggcagggctgtaggacagggctgtggggcagggctgtggggcagggctctGGGGCAGGGCTGtagggcagggctgtggggcagagcagtgggttagggctgtggggcagggctgtggggcagggctgtagggcagggctgtggggcagggctctGGGGCAGGGCTGTAGGGCAGAGCAGATGGGGCAGAGCCAGTGGCTGTTAGGGCTGTGGGCAGCGGCTAAGGTGGGGCAGGGCTGCTAGGGCAGGGCTTTGGGGCAGCGGCTGTagggcagagcagtggggcagagcagtgggttagggctgtggggcagggctgtggggcagggctgcaggctgtgtgtgGCAGCTCCTCACTCTCCCTTTGTGTGCAGAGTGTGAAGGGAGTCATCGAGTGCCTGAAGATCATCACCCGCGCCAAGTCGCAGCGCATCGCCAAGTTCGCCTTCGACTACGCCACCAAGAAGGGGCGCTCCAAGGTGACGGCTGTGCACAAAGCCAACATCATGTGAGTGCTGCAGACCCCTGCGGGCGCTGCCGTGTCCCAGGccttgctgctctcagctctgggTCCCATCGGGGCAATGCCAGGTGCTGGTCCGGCTCTGGAGGGGCTGGGTGTTTCCTGGCAGCTGTTGTTCCCCTCTGTGTGGCCCCATCACTGCTATGGGCCTGGCTGAGGCCGGACAGCTGCATCCTGAGGCTGCCAGCTGAGCAGGGAGCTCTGACATTGGAGGCTGTTCTGTGCTCCCCCCCTCCAGGCTCTGACTTCACCGCTTTGTTTCTGCAGCGTGAGCTGCACTAGGGCTgcctgcccccatccctgctgcgCTGGGACACCAATTGCTGTGGGATGCTTCTGTACTGATTTCAGTGCTGCCCCGCAGAAGCCTCAGAGCGTGTCTGTTGCCTCTCAGGAAATTAGGTGACGGgctcttcctgcagtgctgtaagGAGGTGGCAGAACTCTACCCCAAGATCAAGTTTGACACCATGATAATTGACAACTGCTGCATGCAGGTGAGGCTCCTCCTTTCTTGCCTCACCGCATCCCAGGGCcgtcctgctcctcctgctgctgctctgcctgctgggcGAGGGGCTctaaagctgctgctgctgctgctgtcagctcgGGCTGTTTGCCTGtgtcctgctttgctgcttgcagGGGGGAGCACAGGCTGGTGCCTCCAGCCTTTCCCTGCTCCCCaccagagcagggcaggagctgcagggatgatGGATGATGTCTGACACCCGGAGCTAATGTGTGGGCTGGGCTTGCAAAGCCACCAGGTGCTGTGGGTCTGTGGCAGGGCTCCGTGTGctctctgtgctccctgctgttACCTGACCAGGTTGTGTGTGGGGTTCTGCTGTTGCTCCAGTTGCAGCCCCTGCCCTCTCCTGCTCTCGTGCTGCCTGTGTTGCCTCTGGCTGCTGCACGGGGCTCacatcttcccttccctccacgCAGCTGGTGCAGAACCCCTACCAGTTTGACGTGCTGGTGATGCCCAACCTCTACGGGAACATCGTTGACAACCTGGCAGCTGGTCTGGTGGGTGGTGCTGGTGTGGTGCCCGGGGAGAGCTACAGTGCGGAGTACGCCGTGTTCGAGATGGTGAGTGGGCAGCTGTGCCCCCAGCAGCAGCGTGTGCCACCCCAGCACCTTGtgtgcccccagcagcaccccaggTGCCTCCCCAGCTCCTGGCACACCGGTTCGGCTCCTTCACCCTCTTGTTGTCCCGCAGGGCGCCCGACACCCCTTTGCCCAGGCTGTGGGCAGGAACATTGCCAACCCCACGGCCATGCTGCTGACGGCTGCCAACATGCTGCGGCACCTCAAGTACGTGCTGGGGGGGGGCGGGGTgggagggcagctctgtgctgtggggtgtgagggcagctctgtgctgtggggtgggagggcagctctgtgctgtggggtgtgagggcagctctgtgctgtggggtgggagggcagctctgtgctgtggttgtGAGGGCAGCCCCGCACCATGGGCTGGCAGTGACGTATGGCCGCTGTCCTCTCTGCAGCCTGGAATTCCACTCCAACCTGATCTCGGATGCGGTGAAGAAGGTGATCAAAGTGGGCAAGGTGAGCGCTGGTTTGTGGCTGTTCCCGTTTGCTGTTGGTGCTGTCGCGGTGCTGCGTTGTCCCGCGGGTATTTCCAACCTCTCACCTCCCCCTTCTCCACCCCAGGAAGCTCCGGGTCCCGCTGCTTCCCCTGTAGCCGGTCGGGCCGCTGGTTCTTGCGGGGCTGGGGGGCGTCAGACGCATCTTCCTCGTAGCTGCCCCCCCCGGGCTCTGTCAGGGCGCACGGAGGGAGCTGCTCTGTCCTGTCCTGTCCTCTCTCCTCCTGTCCTGTCCTCTCCTGCCCCTCAGCGCCTTCACTCAGTTTCACCATCACGTTTCTCCCTtgtttctccccttccctgtgTTGGATTTTTAGGTTCGGACGCGGGACTTGGGCGGTTACTGCACCACTTCTGACTTCGTCAAGTCTGTGATTGACAACCTGCACCCCCACTATGGTGCCTAGGAGCCCCCGGCACCtcactgccccccccccccgtagCTCAGTGGTTCAGGGTTCATCCCCCCGTTCCCTCCCGGCTGCCGCTCGCTGGGCTCCGGGGCAGGAGGTTCCTCCTCCTTCGCAGCCCGGTGACGCCGCAGCCGCGTTGGCCGCgtcccttttctcctcccccGGCCCGGAGCGGCGCTGGGGGGGGCGGCAGCTCCGACCCGGCCCCGTCAGGCAGCTCCGATCAGCGGCGGGACCCGGGGTCCTGCTCGTCTCATTCCACTCCCGGCGGCTTTAGCAATAAACGGGAccctgagctgagctgggccGTGCGGGGCCGTTCGCGTGTCCGCAGCGATGGAGGGACGCGAGGGTTCGCTCAGCGCCCGCACAGCGGCCAGGACCGGCCCCGGATCAGCGCCGCGCCCCGTCCGTGTGCATGGCGTGCATGGCTCCGTGCTGCCGTCCGTGTGCATGGCGTGCATGGCGTGCATGGCTCCGTGCTGCCATCCGTGTGCATGGCGTGCATGGTGTGCATGGCTCCGTGCTGCTCCGTGCTGCCGTCCGTGTGCATGGCGTGCATGGCGTGCATGGCTCCGTGCTGCTCCGTGCTGCCATCCGTGTGCATGGCGTGCATGGCTCCGTGCTGCCATCCGTGTGCATGGTGTGCATGGCGTGCATGGCTCTTGTGCTGCCATCCGTGTGCATGGTGTCCATGGTGTGCATTGCTCCGTGCTGCATCCGTGTGCATGGCGTGCATGGCGTGCATGGCTCCCGTGCTGCCATCCGTGTGCATGGTGTGCATGGCGTGCATGGCTCCCGTGCTGCCGTTCCGTGTGCATGGCGTGCATGGCTCCGTGCTGCCATCCGTGTGCATGGCGTGCATGGCTCCGTGCTGCCATCCGTGTGCATGGTGTGCATGGCGTGCATGGCTCCGTGCTGCCCGTCCGTGGTGCATGGTGTCATGGTGGTGCATGGCTCCGTGCTGTCATCCGTGTGCATGGCGTGCATGGCTCCGTGCTGCCGTCCGTGTGCATGGTGTGCATGGCGTGCATGGCTCCGTGCTGTCATCCGTGTGCATGGCGTGCATGGCTCCGTGCTGCCATCCGTGTGCATGGCGTGCATGGCGTGCATGGCTCCGTGCTGCCATCCGTGTGCATGGTGTGCATGGCGTGCATGGCTCCGTGCTGCCGTCCGTTGTGCATGGCGTGCATGGCTTCCGTGCTGCCATCCGTGTGCATGGCGTGCATGGCTTCCGTGCTGCCATCCGTGTGCATGGTGTGATGGTCGTGCATGGCTCCGTGCTGCCGTCCGTGTGCATGGCGTGCATGGTGTGCATTGGCTCCGTGCTGCCTCCGTGTGCATGGCGTGCATGGCGTGCATGGCTGCGTGCTGCCGTCCGTGTGCTGGTGTGCATGGTGTgcatgctctgtgctgccatccGTGTGCATGGTGTGCATGGCGTGCATGGCTCCGTGCTGCCGTCCGTGTGCATGGCGTGCATGGTGTGCATGGCTCCGTGCTGCCATCCGTGTGCATGGCGTGCATGGCTGCGTGCTGCCGTCCGTGTGCATGGCGTGCATGGCTGCGTGCTGCCGTCCGTGTGCATGGTGTGCATGGCTCCGTGCTGCCATCCGTGTGCATGGCGTGCATGGTGTGCATGGCTCCGTGCTGCCATCTGTATGCATGGTGTGCATGGCTGCGTGCTGCCGTCCGTGTGCATGGCGTGCATGGCGTGCATGGCTCCATGCTGCCATCCGTGTGCATGGTGTGCATGGCTGCGTGCTGCCGTCCGTGTGCATGGTGTGCATGGCTGCGTGCTGCCGTCCGTGTGCATGGTGTGCATGGCTCCGTGCTGCCATCCGTGTGCATGGTGTGCATGGTGTGCATGGCTGCGTGCTGCTCCGTGCTCGCTCGGCCCCGGGGCGCTGCGGGCCGGGCGGGGGGTCGCGGCTGCGGCAGCTCGTGGTTTGAGCCCGGCCCGGAGCGAGCGGCCGGACGTTCAACTAACGGCGCTTCGTGTTGTGCGAGCGAATAAAGGCCCCAacgctccccccgcccccaacCAGCCCCGCATCCCGCACAGCGCCGCCTCCGGCTGCACCGCGGGGACCCGGCAACGGGCAGGGACTGAGCCGGGCTGCGGCGGGGACACGGCGGGACACGGCGGGACACGGCCCCGCTGCCCTGGGAGCAGCGGCTCTTCCTAATGCCGGGCTGGGAGCTGCGGCCATCGGGGCACAGCGGCACCAACAGCGGCCGGAGCAGCCGCCAACACCGGGACACAGCAACGGCCGGAGCGACCCCGGCCCAGGACACGGCAACGTCCGACCGGCCCCAGCCCCGGACGCAGCGGCCGCCGGGCGGTTTCCGTCACTGACGCTGCGTTTCGTTGCAGGTTCGCACAGCGGACATGGGTGGATACGCCACGTCCATGGATTTCACCCAGGCTGTGATCGGGTCCCTGGACGTGTAGGGCCCATCCCCGCCCTCTGGGCCCCGCGACCTGCCCGGTAATTTATTGCTTCCCTCTAATAAAGTGCGACTCTGCAACGTGACGGTCCCTGCCCGCAATGCAGCGCCCTGAGCCCCCCCGGTAACAGCGGGATACGGCTCCAGTACCGGGAAACAATGGGGCACCGGTTATAACACAGCGGGGCACCGGGCACAGCGCAGCgctggggggctgcagccaTGAGGAGCCGTGAGGAAAAAGCAGGAGGAGCAACCGCAGCCCTTTATTGACTGAGGCTCATTGAGACCCCAGCCCTTTATTTGCCGAGGCTCATTGAGACCCCAGCCCTTTATTTGCCGAGGCTCATTGAGACCCCAGCCCTTTATTCACCGAGGCTCATTGAGACCCCAGCCCTTTATTTGCCGAGGCTCAGTCACACGGGGCAGTTCCTGGCACCAGCCGCTCCCGGGGGCTGAGACTGAAggcaggaagcacagcagcGCAGGAGCCATGGGGCCAAAGGAGGCAGAGCCCCATTGAGGCAGAGCCCAGAGTCCAACGCCCGGAGCTGCAGCGCTGGGCCCCCAGGGCCTGGATGGATGGTTGGATgatgggctgcagctgcccccagcagccccgAGTCCACAGTGCAGGGTTGCAGCCcggctcagctcagctcctcctcatccttgaccttcttctttttcttcttcttctccattGGGGTGCCATCTCCcatcagtttccttttcttcttgggCAAggcctcctcctcttcctcctcctcctcctgcagcccattCTGCTCTGGCTCGGTagcagcctcctcctcctcctcctcttcctcctcctgctccttcttcttctttttctttttctttggctcTATGTTATTTTCCTAATGGAAGGCACATGGTGAGGGCAGCCCACGGAGCACAGAGACCAGCTGGTTCCATGTAACCCAGCAGCCCCCACAACGGGGCATCCCCCACATTggggcacccccagccccagggcaggagcagcagccactgctgggcagcctggatGTGACCATAGTGCAGTGGGGtcaccccaacccccccccaggACACTCAGAACCTCCCCCTCACCTCCACGTCCTGCACCGAGTTCTCCAGCTCCTCGGCTGCCGCAGCCAGAGCCTCCAGGCGCCGCTTCTCCcgcttcctcctcttcttctccttcttttcctgcttccttttcaCCTCAGCCACCACCTCGCTGGCCTGCGGGGAGCAGAGGAGCAATGGGTGCAGGGCCAGACTCCACACAACCCCCCCCAACCTCCACCAGAGCTGTTGGATCAGCCTCATTAAATCAGCTTTTTGCCTCCACAGTGAGTCAGGTGGGAACTTCACATCATGTCcaacagcccagcagccccacgtCCCCCCCACGTCCCCACCTCCACCACAGCCCCACCTCCACCACAGCCTCACCTCCACCATGGCCTCCTTCATCACCTCCAGGTTCTTGCGGGGCGGCTCCCCGGTCTCATAGAACGCCAGCCGTTCCTCCACCTGCTCCCTCAGTTTGTCCCCAAAGACGCTGGTGGGAACCTCTGCAGGGACAGCCGTGCTCAGCAGCTCTCCTTGCACCCAGCAGCCCTCCCCTCCTcacacccagcccagcacccagcgCCCCCCAGCAGCGCCCTGCTCAGCCCAGACGTATCAACATTCACTGTGTGAAATGCTGTTGACGAAAAATCTTCCCATCACAGCAGAGGCCgcatcccctgccccatcccatcccaccccccattccccatcccacccccatccccatcccctgccccgtcccacccccatcccccccacctGAGAAGCAGTCGATGCGGGATGCGATGGTGCACTTGTTGGCCAGGTAGCGGGAGATGCGCCCTTTGTTCTTGGCGGCCGCGCGCCCGATGAAGGTGGAGTGGAAGATGAGGCCGTACTTGGGGGTGTTCCCGCGGGTCTTCAGAGCCCTGAGAAGCCCAACCAGCCGTCAGGGCGGCCCGGGGCTGATGTGCCCCAGATGGGAGCCGCTATCCCCCACTTCCCCCCTCCAACCCCCAGCAACGCCCAGGGGACGCCGCCCACCCGCTCCCATCCCTCTGACCTCGCCGAGCACAGCGGGCACGAGCTGCTGAGCCGCAGTGGTCGCtcaggggctggggctggcagctcaCACACAACCGAGGCCGGAGCTGCCCGGTGCGTCACTGCCAGCGGCCCAGGGAGCCGCCATCACTGCAACCACCCCGCAGCGGTACCTGAACAGGGCCTTCTCCGCCCCCAGGATCTGCACCGTCGAGGCCGGGTACTTGGCCAGGTTGGTCAGGCTGCCGGCGTGGGAGATGAGGCGGGCGCCCACCTGTGAGGGGACAGGGGTTAGATACAGGGTTAATGGGGTTAGACACGGGGTTATATACGGGGTTATGGCTGcccccacagcactgcagccatggggggagcagcagcacacgGTGCCAGGCTGGGATCAGCAGTGAGGGGTGTCAGCACAAGGGCTCAGTGGATTGACAGATTCACTCAGACATCACCTCCACAGcctgggggggggcagggagggaaatGGCACTCACCACCTCCCCGATGAGCGCTGAGAGGCTGGGGGCCACCTGGCTCATCTTGGAGCGCAGATATTCCTGCAGGCCCTTGCGGTACTCGGACAGCGAGATGACGCGGCTGGAGAAACTCTCGATGTTGATGAGGTCGATGGGGGAAATGTCCATCCCTGGATGAAAGCGACGTGAAGGAGCCGCGCTGTGCACCAGGAGCACCGCAATCCATGAGGAGCCCAGCACCACACTCACCCATGGAGGAGCGCGACGCCTCCAGGATGGCCTGAGCCTTGGCCCCGTCCATGACGATCTCCTCCAGCCCCTCCAGGCTCTCCTCGCTCAGCTCCTTGCGGTTCCCGATGAACTTGGCCAGCCGACAATACGTGTAGTTCTCAGACACGATCTTAATCAGCTCGGGGAAGTGGTAACCGTACCATTCCCTGCAGGACAGCGTCAGTACAGCCACCAACCCCACAAAGACCCCACCAAGACCCCACCAAAACCCCCCATCACCACGTGTCCCCCCGCTCACAATCCGGCCGCAGCACTGCCGCCCCGGCCGGGGTGCTTCCCGAGGCTGCgctctgctctccctccccGTTCTATGCAGGCGGCTGGAGTTGCAGCCACCTGTGGTAAGCGTGGGGAGGGTCCCACAGCGtcaccccccccagccccaaacccGACTCACCGCACGCGCATGGAGAAGGTGTTGATGTCCTTGTCCAGCTGGTCCAGCAGACtgatggactggatgatcatgTTGTCCACACGGTTCACGTTGAACTTCACTTTGGCTCGGGAGTAGCTGTGGCCGAGGCCGAGCTGAGCCTTAGAGGCCGACTGAGCTGTGAGGCCCTTCACTAATGCGTGGAAGTGCAGGCGGATCCCTATAGGGGGAGACACAACATCAGaaccccagcccagccccattGCACAACAcagcccaccccatagcccagcTCACCCCCCATCCCAGCTCACCCCgaccccatcccagccccactgaacagcacagcccaccccaatcccatcccagccccacagcccagctcatctcaccccatagcccaacacaccccaaccccatcccagccccactgcacagcacagaccaCCCCACATCCCAACCCCATTGAACACTAGAGaccaccccatagcccagctcaccccaaccccattgaACAGCTCatctcaccccataacccagcTCATGCCCCCTCCCAGTCCCATATCCCAGCTCatctcaccccataacccatcccccccatcccccactCACCCCTCATGATCTCCGCCACCACCCCCCCGGTCTGACACTGATATCCCAACTCCTCCAAGATGGCGGCACCGATTTTCGCATCCCCGACCCCCAAAATCGCCTTTTTCTTCTTCGCCGGCATCGACGTCTCCAATAAGAGCCTCAAATCCTCATGTaggatccctatggggttaaAACCGGAGATTAACGGGGCCGGTAACCGGAGAAAGGGGGGGTTAAACCGGAACCGTTTTCACCTTCTGATACAGCATTCATGTTCTCTAAGGCGCTTTGAGCCGATTTAAACGGGGAGAAAGCGGCCAATTTCACCACGTTATGGAACTTGCCGACGTTAAGGACGCTCTGTTCTACCTGTGGGGTCCCGGTAAGGCCCGGTAAGGGCGAGCAAGGCCTGGGCACGGCCCCGGTACCGAGTCATACCGGGTCATACCGGGCCTTACCGGCGCCCCCCCGCCCGTTGCGGCCTACCCGTTACCTGTGGTAACAGCAGCCCGATCTCCTCCACCTCCCTAACGGCGAACAGCGCGTATCCGGCCGCATGCTCGAACAGCACATGTAGCAGCACCTAAATAACGTATCACCGTTAATACAGGCCCGGAGATGCCCAACCGAGGCCCGATGCCAACGGATTCGGGACCGGATTGCAGCCCGCACTCACCATCGTGCTGCACCGGATTCACTAGGCCGCAGCGGAAGCTTGCTGCACCGGATATCCGCCCGCACGCAGCCAATCAGAGCGGGCGTCCTCAAAAAGAGCGCGAGGCTGAGGAGGATCCGCCCACTTTCGCGCTCTCGGCCAATCAGAGCAGCGCAGAGCGCTGTGCCCCGCCCCCTTCTCGCTGTTAACCAATAGGAGCTGCCGCAGCGCTGTCCCCGCCACGCACGTGCGCTCCCGCCCACTTTTCCCGCGGTTCCGCACGTTTCCCGCCACGGCACAAAGATGGCGCGGAATGAACACGAGGCTTTATTAGATAGcgtggggggggatggggaatAAGGGGGGGACACGCGTGTCTCCGTGTTTTCCTACGCCACGAAGTGCCGCTGCAGTTGGAGCAGCAGCTCCGGGGTGAGCAGCACGCGCTGCTCCCGGCCGTGACCCGCTGCACACGGGATGGACACGCGGCCAAAGCGCGTCAGGCCCTGCTCCTGCTCGCGTTGTGCCTGCGGGAATCAAcgggacccatagaaacccatagagccccatagaaccccacagagtCCCATAGAACCCCAGAGTCCCACTGAGCCCCACTGTACCCCActgaaccccatagagccccatagaatcccacaGAACCCCACTGAAACCCACAGAACCCCACTGAGCACCATTGAAGCCCActgaaccccatagagccccatggAACCCCACAGAGTCCCActgaaccccatagagccccatagaatcccacaGAACCCCACTGAAACCCACAGAACCCCACTGAGCACCATTGAAGCCCActgaaccccatagagccccatggAACCCCACAGAGTCCCACTGAAACCCACAGAACCACACTGAGCCCtacagaaccccatagaggcccacAGAGTCCCActgaaccccatagagccccacagagtcccacagaaccccacagaaccccactGAGTCCCATAGAACTCCACTGaaccccactgagccccatagaacccaagTCCCATAGAATCCCACAGAACCCCACTGAAACCCACAGAACCCTACTGAATCCCACAGAGCCCCTTAGAGCCtcacagaaccccatagaaccctagAGTCCcaacagaaccccatagaaccccagaGTCCCACTGAAACCCACAGAACCACACTGAGCCCCACAGTCCCActgaaccccatagaaccccactGAACCCCATGAGGCCCCGTGGTCAGTCCCGGAGCCTCCACTCACCTTCAGGAAGGCGGAGGAGGGGAACACACCAAAGCTGGTGCTGACTCCGGCTCccggctgctgctgcaccatcTCCCGCATGGCCTCGTCCTGCACACAGCCACCACTTCCAGCACCGCTCACCCCCCcggcctccccccccccttgcCCCCTTACTCCTTACCCGCAGCGCCTCGATGCTGCTCTTCACGGCCCACAGTCGAGCTGTCTGCTCCAGCAGCCGCGCGGCCGCGCTGCGTCCTGCGGAGGTGTGGGGTTGAACAACGCGTGGCCATGGCCATGGCCATCCTACCCCCCGCACTCAGAGCACCCCGGGCAGGgaggctgagccccagcagagcagcatcccCGCTGCGCTCACCCGACTTGGTCTGCTTGGTGTCCACCACTTTGGCGTTGGTGCTCATCTGGTACAAGGTCTCCAGCAGCTGCGTGCTCTTGCGGTACAGTGTGAGCGTGGCCGGGCCCTCCCCCTGTTTGCTCTGCGGGAGGGACACCTTGGCCACCTGCAGGGGCTTCAGTCCGGCCAGCTCCAGCTTCATCTGTGCACCCTGCGAATGGCGATGGAAGGGACAGCAGGGACGGGGGGTGATGGGAGCAGGTGGGGAGTTCGGGAggaaaaacatagaaaatgagCATTAAAAGCAATGAGAAGGTGGcacaggaaacagcagcagatggag
Protein-coding regions in this window:
- the IDH3B gene encoding isocitrate dehydrogenase [NAD] subunit beta, mitochondrial isoform X1 is translated as MAALGVGRAAVRGLLRAPCGLRRPLGASAGLQQNHRAKSENAKSEGTFQVTMLPGDGVGPELMHAVKEVFKAASVPVIFDEHHLSEVQNMASEEKLDEVVDSMKESKVALIGKIHTPMEYKGELASYDMRLRRKLDLFANVVHVKSLPGYQTRHNNLDLVIIREQTEGEYSALEHESVKGVIECLKIITRAKSQRIAKFAFDYATKKGRSKVTAVHKANIMKLGDGLFLQCCKEVAELYPKIKFDTMIIDNCCMQLVQNPYQFDVLVMPNLYGNIVDNLAAGLVGGAGVVPGESYSAEYAVFEMGARHPFAQAVGRNIANPTAMLLTAANMLRHLNLEFHSNLISDAVKKVIKVGKVRTRDLGGYCTTSDFVKSVIDNLHPHYGA
- the IDH3B gene encoding isocitrate dehydrogenase [NAD] subunit beta, mitochondrial isoform X2; protein product: MAALGVGRAAVRGLLRAPCGLRRPLGASAGLQQNHRAKSENAKSEGTFQVTMLPGDGVGPELMHAVKEVFKAASVPVIFDEHHLSEVQNMASEEKLDEVVDSMKESKVALIGKIHTPMEYKGELASYDMRLRRKLDLFANVVHVKSLPGYQTRHNNLDLVIIREQTEGEYSALEHESVKGVIECLKIITRAKSQRIAKFAFDYATKKGRSKVTAVHKANIMKLGDGLFLQCCKEVAELYPKIKFDTMIIDNCCMQLVQNPYQFDVLVMPNLYGNIVDNLAAGLVGGAGVVPGESYSAEYAVFEMGARHPFAQAVGRNIANPTAMLLTAANMLRHLNLEFHSNLISDAVKKVIKVGKVRTADMGGYATSMDFTQAVIGSLDV
- the NOP56 gene encoding nucleolar protein 56, giving the protein MVLLHVLFEHAAGYALFAVREVEEIGLLLPQVEQSVLNVGKFHNVVKLAAFSPFKSAQSALENMNAVSEGILHEDLRLLLETSMPAKKKKAILGVGDAKIGAAILEELGYQCQTGGVVAEIMRGIRLHFHALVKGLTAQSASKAQLGLGHSYSRAKVKFNVNRVDNMIIQSISLLDQLDKDINTFSMRVREWYGYHFPELIKIVSENYTYCRLAKFIGNRKELSEESLEGLEEIVMDGAKAQAILEASRSSMGMDISPIDLINIESFSSRVISLSEYRKGLQEYLRSKMSQVAPSLSALIGEVVGARLISHAGSLTNLAKYPASTVQILGAEKALFRALKTRGNTPKYGLIFHSTFIGRAAAKNKGRISRYLANKCTIASRIDCFSEVPTSVFGDKLREQVEERLAFYETGEPPRKNLEVMKEAMVEASEVVAEVKRKQEKKEKKRRKREKRRLEALAAAAEELENSVQDVEENNIEPKKKKKKKKEQEEEEEEEEEAATEPEQNGLQEEEEEEEEALPKKKRKLMGDGTPMEKKKKKKKVKDEEELS